The Desulfomonilaceae bacterium genome has a segment encoding these proteins:
- a CDS encoding TolC family protein — protein MPRFVIAVSCCLILLATNSVMAGEDRKPKGSPIIIERFAKPKPDQLRLNLQQAVQTTLSRNPRVGQALSRIRQRVWQEQEAYSDFFPSAAIGYQGTWHRYKVGAGAFGPPDHMSRYSAAVAQVRINGERIRRSKPDIDYPYRIDPWKRFSGTLAVTQPIYQGGLTVSNFNTAKLQVTNSELQLQVDRQDLILEVYQAYYQMMLAKLLLEVNAESISTLEKLKSLNEKFLRAGTVTKTDVLSTEGQLYSAYVERRGFMRDMAAARAKLNNLLSNPPETPVEIERDYKQRSNPYRIPQIYNTAMTNRDEIVQANVLIREEIEATKAANAALLPKVSLVGQGTRTNDDWNVLDPEGNNDWTLTGLLTWTFNIFRNNSTVKEKRDAVNELVLARQRLVQDISQNVKIAYLDMKTSEGNIDDYRRAVATRTENFRLFQMRYRQGDVSFTDVLIAERELVSGKANYYISSINYRINQAILERAMGILRR, from the coding sequence TTGCCTCGATTTGTGATAGCCGTGTCATGTTGCCTCATACTATTGGCGACGAATTCCGTCATGGCAGGCGAGGATAGAAAACCCAAAGGCTCTCCGATAATTATAGAACGCTTCGCAAAACCCAAACCAGATCAACTCCGTTTAAACCTCCAACAGGCGGTCCAGACTACTTTGAGCCGCAATCCCCGGGTTGGGCAAGCGCTCTCACGGATCAGACAAAGGGTGTGGCAAGAGCAGGAAGCGTATTCAGATTTTTTCCCGTCCGCTGCGATTGGCTACCAGGGGACATGGCACAGATACAAAGTTGGAGCCGGCGCCTTTGGGCCGCCTGACCACATGTCCCGCTACAGTGCAGCCGTAGCTCAAGTAAGAATCAACGGGGAAAGGATACGGCGCTCAAAACCTGACATTGATTACCCTTACAGGATCGACCCATGGAAGCGCTTTTCAGGAACTTTAGCCGTAACTCAGCCTATCTACCAGGGCGGGCTGACGGTCAGCAACTTTAATACCGCCAAGCTTCAGGTAACCAATTCAGAGTTGCAGTTACAGGTTGATCGGCAAGACCTCATTCTCGAGGTATACCAGGCGTATTACCAAATGATGCTTGCAAAACTGTTACTCGAGGTGAACGCTGAGTCCATATCCACACTCGAAAAACTGAAGAGTCTCAATGAAAAGTTCCTTCGGGCCGGGACGGTTACCAAGACGGACGTGTTATCAACCGAAGGTCAACTCTATTCAGCCTACGTCGAGCGAAGGGGCTTCATGAGAGACATGGCGGCCGCCAGGGCGAAGCTGAACAACCTACTATCCAACCCTCCTGAAACACCTGTCGAGATAGAGCGGGATTACAAACAAAGATCGAACCCGTACAGGATACCTCAGATTTATAATACCGCCATGACCAACCGTGATGAGATTGTCCAGGCTAATGTTCTAATCCGGGAGGAGATCGAGGCGACCAAGGCGGCCAATGCGGCTTTATTGCCAAAAGTTTCACTGGTCGGCCAGGGGACAAGAACGAACGATGACTGGAACGTTCTCGATCCGGAGGGCAACAACGATTGGACCCTTACAGGATTACTCACATGGACTTTCAATATATTCAGGAACAATTCAACTGTTAAGGAAAAAAGAGATGCGGTAAATGAACTGGTCCTCGCGAGACAGAGACTGGTTCAGGATATTTCCCAGAATGTCAAAATCGCCTATCTGGACATGAAAACCTCCGAAGGCAATATCGATGATTACCGAAGAGCCGTCGCCACTCGAACCGAAAACTTCAGGCTCTTTCAAATGCGATACCGACAGGGAGATGTAAGTTTTACCGACGTCCTGATAGCTGAAAGGGAACTAGTCTCCGGCAAGGCGAATTACTACATCTCTTCGATCAACTACAGAATCAATCAGGCCATATTGGAGAGAGCGATGGGAATACTCAGGCGCTAG
- a CDS encoding NHLP bacteriocin export ABC transporter permease/ATPase subunit, producing MTDKSMEYLRKLGEPLQIGANQPFRLDQADWFWIVGRGNIDIFSVNAENGRWTGRRSRLCRVYSGEVIFPLAPEDVASSLRFLAVPGPDTLVVRISLAELAEAQKDSDLYDALAEATEIWVSLISAALTVGLQIPNLALEVKKDETLYLEPGQTVRCGNSPVWILQTVGTTRIMGRSDLSALREGHYLPLTSNFWLEAGEAAELHAYSLTDLLSRGLDLRWLLVNFHQVVCESVRIERTHAESRDKVRLQSSIEQDHLLAQSAFGHLSGVLAQADIGPEVATQDSLFNACQVIGHALGIKILRPPSSSRELDIDAALLRIAGASGLRTRQVRLRGSWWKEDNGPLLGILAESGLPVALLPDRAGRYELLEPSTNTRTPLDAAILGKLDSKAYVFYRPFPEQQLTPWSLLLFGLAGCRRDLRLIFWLAIGSGLLATFVPVATGVLYDSVIPSADRTLLLQMVAGLAVGSFVGGIFQLVQGLAQLRFLGRMGASLEAAVWDRLLSLPVVFFRRFSSGDLANRAGSIYRIQQAISGAVLSSLLTGIFCMFNISLLFYYGPILGIVALGILAVAVATMLGLFAMQLRYQRPQLDLEGKINGFNIQILTSMAKIRANAAETRAFEKWSLIYSQLKALRVKFRKVGMVTAIFQASLPLIATLAIFAVLAHTWKPEDPTIPTGQFLAFTAALTAVISGVMSAVGNLTEVLSVKPMYERMQPIIQATPETQTAKKDPGELSGAIEMAHVNFRYKSDGPLILKDVSLKADPGEFIALVGPSGSGKSTILRLLVRFETPESGSIFYDGQRLAELDIQAIRRQLGVVLQGGKLLSGNIYESITGGYRLTLEDAWDAARMAALDKEIEAMPMGMHTVIGEGGSGLSGGQRQRLLIARAIVRRPRVVLFDEATSALDNPSQFSVSKSLEGLQATRIVIAHRLSTIRNADRIYVLARGEVVESGSYDQLMAKGGIFSDLAKRQIA from the coding sequence TTGACCGACAAATCGATGGAATATCTGCGTAAACTCGGTGAACCCCTGCAAATAGGAGCGAACCAACCATTTCGGTTAGATCAAGCCGACTGGTTCTGGATAGTAGGACGAGGGAACATCGACATATTCTCAGTGAACGCCGAGAATGGACGATGGACAGGACGGCGCAGCCGATTGTGCCGCGTTTACTCCGGCGAGGTCATTTTCCCCTTGGCGCCCGAGGACGTGGCTAGCTCTTTGCGGTTTCTTGCGGTGCCAGGCCCTGATACCCTTGTTGTGAGGATCAGCCTCGCAGAGTTGGCAGAGGCGCAGAAAGATAGCGATCTCTACGATGCTTTGGCGGAGGCGACGGAAATCTGGGTTTCGCTCATTTCGGCGGCTCTGACTGTTGGGCTACAAATCCCTAATCTCGCCCTGGAAGTCAAAAAAGACGAAACGCTGTATCTGGAGCCAGGTCAGACAGTTCGCTGCGGCAATAGCCCCGTCTGGATACTGCAGACCGTTGGGACAACGCGGATCATGGGTCGCAGCGATCTCTCCGCACTCCGGGAAGGTCATTACCTGCCTCTCACTTCAAATTTCTGGCTTGAGGCCGGCGAGGCTGCCGAATTGCATGCGTACAGCCTGACAGATCTACTCTCTCGGGGGTTGGACCTGCGGTGGCTCCTCGTGAATTTTCACCAGGTAGTTTGCGAGTCTGTGCGCATCGAGCGAACACATGCGGAAAGCCGGGACAAAGTTCGACTCCAGTCCTCAATTGAACAAGATCACCTTCTTGCGCAGAGCGCTTTTGGCCACCTTTCAGGGGTCCTGGCCCAGGCCGACATTGGGCCTGAAGTGGCGACTCAGGATTCCCTGTTCAACGCGTGTCAAGTAATCGGACATGCTCTGGGAATCAAGATCCTTCGACCCCCATCATCATCCCGAGAACTGGACATTGACGCAGCCCTCCTCCGCATAGCGGGCGCGTCAGGTTTAAGAACCAGACAGGTAAGACTCAGGGGCAGTTGGTGGAAAGAAGACAACGGCCCCCTCCTCGGCATACTGGCTGAATCGGGCCTTCCTGTCGCTCTCTTACCCGATAGGGCAGGACGCTATGAATTGCTTGAGCCTTCCACCAACACCCGTACACCTTTGGACGCTGCGATTCTTGGGAAGTTGGATTCCAAGGCCTACGTATTCTACAGACCATTTCCCGAACAGCAACTTACGCCGTGGTCACTGCTGCTGTTTGGTTTGGCCGGATGCCGGAGGGACTTACGGCTGATCTTTTGGCTGGCGATTGGTTCCGGGCTCCTGGCGACATTTGTTCCTGTGGCCACGGGTGTGCTGTATGATTCGGTCATTCCCAGCGCTGACAGAACTCTATTACTTCAAATGGTGGCGGGCTTGGCCGTGGGCTCTTTTGTCGGGGGCATATTTCAGCTCGTGCAAGGGCTTGCTCAGCTCAGATTTCTCGGCCGTATGGGAGCAAGTCTTGAAGCGGCAGTGTGGGATCGGCTTTTGAGTTTGCCGGTGGTTTTCTTCAGACGCTTTTCTTCCGGCGATCTGGCCAATCGCGCCGGATCCATTTACAGGATTCAGCAAGCCATTTCCGGCGCGGTTTTGTCCTCACTTCTCACAGGAATATTCTGCATGTTTAATATTTCCCTGCTGTTCTATTACGGACCGATCCTCGGCATTGTAGCGCTGGGGATTCTGGCCGTCGCCGTAGCAACCATGCTGGGATTGTTTGCCATGCAGCTTCGCTATCAGAGGCCTCAACTGGATTTGGAAGGGAAGATCAACGGGTTCAATATTCAGATTTTGACAAGTATGGCGAAGATCAGGGCAAATGCCGCAGAAACGCGCGCATTTGAGAAATGGTCCCTCATCTATTCCCAGCTAAAGGCGCTCCGCGTGAAATTTCGAAAGGTGGGTATGGTCACAGCCATTTTTCAGGCATCACTTCCCCTGATCGCAACCCTAGCCATTTTTGCGGTGCTGGCTCACACGTGGAAACCAGAAGATCCGACCATTCCTACGGGGCAATTCCTTGCGTTCACTGCGGCCTTGACTGCGGTTATCTCCGGCGTGATGTCCGCTGTAGGTAATTTGACGGAGGTGCTCTCGGTTAAACCGATGTATGAACGCATGCAGCCCATAATACAGGCGACGCCTGAAACACAGACCGCGAAGAAGGACCCCGGTGAACTGAGCGGAGCGATTGAAATGGCGCATGTCAATTTCCGATACAAATCCGACGGTCCGTTAATCCTGAAAGACGTGAGCCTGAAGGCCGATCCTGGAGAGTTCATTGCCCTTGTTGGTCCCTCCGGATCGGGAAAATCCACTATCCTGAGACTCCTTGTCAGATTTGAAACTCCTGAGTCTGGATCGATATTCTACGATGGGCAAAGGCTTGCGGAATTGGACATTCAAGCGATAAGGCGTCAACTCGGTGTCGTTCTCCAGGGAGGTAAGTTGCTTTCAGGGAACATATACGAATCTATTACAGGAGGATATCGCCTGACCCTCGAAGACGCATGGGATGCCGCTCGCATGGCTGCCCTGGACAAGGAAATTGAGGCTATGCCTATGGGAATGCATACCGTAATCGGTGAAGGGGGATCAGGTCTTTCCGGGGGGCAACGCCAGAGGCTTCTCATCGCTCGAGCCATCGTGAGGAGGCCGCGCGTCGTGTTGTTCGACGAGGCGACCAGCGCCCTGGACAATCCGAGCCAGTTTTCGGTCAGCAAAAGCCTTGAGGGTCTCCAGGCCACGAGAATCGTCATCGCTCATCGGTTGAGCACCATTCGAAATGCGGATCGTATCTACGTGCTAGCGCGCGGCGAAGTTGTAGAATCTGGCTCCTATGACCAACTCATGGCCAAGGGAGGGATTTTCTCTGATTTAGCGAAGCGGCAAATAGCCTGA
- a CDS encoding PqqD family peptide modification chaperone: protein MSVANKPVAKPQIRFREESDNWVILFDPDTGNSRVLNPISAFIWKLLDGTHNVSDIVEQVRDFYTNVPQEVDQQITEFIEVLATKGFVETTSEGTAAS from the coding sequence ATGTCAGTAGCGAATAAACCGGTTGCAAAGCCCCAAATAAGATTCCGTGAGGAATCTGACAACTGGGTGATTCTTTTTGATCCGGATACAGGTAATTCAAGAGTCCTGAACCCTATCAGCGCGTTCATATGGAAGCTCCTGGACGGAACGCATAACGTGAGCGACATCGTTGAGCAGGTAAGAGACTTTTACACTAACGTGCCTCAAGAGGTTGACCAGCAGATAACTGAGTTTATCGAAGTTCTGGCGACAAAAGGGTTTGTTGAGACAACCTCTGAAGGGACGGCAGCGTCATGA